A single region of the Sorghum bicolor cultivar BTx623 chromosome 9, Sorghum_bicolor_NCBIv3, whole genome shotgun sequence genome encodes:
- the LOC8080941 gene encoding uncharacterized protein LOC8080941 isoform X2 — protein sequence MAASCSCFVPFLLLLLASASALTTTERRGNNGTRRPAFSSEEELRGFRSITARLARLRDASVKTIQSPDGDVIDCVPAHLQPAFEHPKLRGQKPESEPAERPRSSSGSFSNAADRGEDDDDDDPLPQAWRRSGESCPDGTVPVRRTTEDDVLRASSSSATRFGMKARGGVFARRDSTGGGHEHAVGYVTGGQFYGAKASLNVWPAQVASPAEFSLSQIWVISGAFGHDLNTIEAGWQVSPQLYGDNSPRFFTYWTDDAYKETGCYNLHCSGFVQTSSRVAIGAAISPISTYAGRQFDITVLIWKDPRRGHWWLQLGSGGSAGGLVGYWPSALFTHLGSRADMVQFGGEVVNARPAGAPHTPTQMGSGRFPAEGYARAAYFRNVQVVDWDNSLVPAAGLRLLADRPGCYDIAGGSGGAWGTYFYYGGPGRNARCP from the exons ATGGCCGCTTCTTGCTCCTGCTTTGttcccttcctcctcctcctcctcgcctcgGCCTCGGCCTTGACGACGACGGAGCGGCGCGGCAATAATGgcacgcggcggccggcgttcAGCTCGGAGGAGGAGCTCCGCGGGTTCCGGAGCATCACGGCCAGGCTTGCCAGGCTCAGGGACGCGTCCGTCAAGACGATCCAG AGTCCCGACGGCGATGTCATCGACTGCGTGCCGGCGCACCTGCAGCCGGCGTTCGAGCATCCCAAGCTGAGGGGCCAGAAGCCAGAG AGCGAGCCTGCGGAGAGGCCGAGGAGCAGCAGTGGCAGTTTCTCCAACGCTGCTGATCGAGGCgaggacgacgatgacgacgacccGTTGCCGCAGGCGTGGCGGCGGTCCGGCGAGTCGTGCCCGGATGGGACGGTGCCGGTGCGGCGGACGACGGAGGACGACGTGCTCAGGGCCAGCTCTTCCTCCGCCACCCGCTTCGGGATGAAGGCCCGTGGCGGCGTGTTCGCGCGGCGCGACTCCACCGGCGGCGGCCACGAG CACGCGGTGGGGTACGTGACCGGCGGGCAGTTCTACGGCGCCAAGGCGAGCCTGAACGTGTGGCCGGCGCAGGTGGCGTCGCCGGCGGAGTTCAGCCTGTCGCAGATCTGGGTCATCTCCGGCGCCTTCGGCCACGACCTCAACACCATCGAGGCCGGCTGGCAGGTCAGCCCTCAGCTCTACGGCGATAACAGCCCCAGGTTCTTCACCTACTGGACT gaCGACGCGTACAAGGAGACGGGGTGCTACAACCTGCACTGCTCGGGGTTCGTGCAGACGAGCAGCCGCGTGGCGATCGGCGCCGCCATCTCGCCCATCTCCACCTACGCCGGCCGCCAGTTCGACATCACGGTGCTCATCTGGAAGGACCCGCGCAGGGGCCACTGGTGGCTGCAGCTCGGCTCCGGCGGATCCGCCGGCGGGCTCGTCGGGTACTGGCCCTCCGCGCTCTTCACGCACCTCGGCTCCCGCGCCGACATGGTGCAGTTCGGCGGCGAGGTCGTCAACGCGCGCCCCGCCGGCGCGCCGCACACGCCCACGCAGATGGGGTCCGGCAGGTTCCCCGCCGAAGGGTACGCCCGCGCCGCCTACTTCCGCAACGTCCAGGTCGTCGACTGGGATAATAGCCTCGTCCCGGCGGCTGGGCTCCGGCTGCTCGCCGACCGACCGGGGTGCTATGACAtcgccggcggcagcggcggcgcatGGGGCACCTACTTCTATTACGGTGGGCCCGGCAGGAACGCACGGTGCCCGTAG
- the LOC8080941 gene encoding uncharacterized protein LOC8080941 isoform X1 yields the protein MAASCSCFVPFLLLLLASASALTTTERRGNNGTRRPAFSSEEELRGFRSITARLARLRDASVKTIQSPDGDVIDCVPAHLQPAFEHPKLRGQKPESEPAERPRSSSGSFSNAADRGEDDDDDDPLPQAWRRSGESCPDGTVPVRRTTEDDVLRASSSSATRFGMKARGGVFARRDSTGGGHEHAVGYVTGGQFYGAKASLNVWPAQVASPAEFSLSQIWVISGAFGHDLNTIEAGWQVSPQLYGDNSPRTTRTRRRGATTCTARGSCRRAAAWRSAPPSRPSPPTPAASSTSRCSSGRTRAGATGGCSSAPADPPAGSSGTGPPRSSRTSAPAPTWCSSAARSSTRAPPARRTRPRRWGPAGSPPKGTPAPPTSATSRSSTGIIASSRRLGSGCSPTDRGAMTSPAAAAAHGAPTSITVGPAGTHGARRNDGTPEWVLCVCYIRAHSSTPIAEADCYITTNESFPFFF from the exons ATGGCCGCTTCTTGCTCCTGCTTTGttcccttcctcctcctcctcctcgcctcgGCCTCGGCCTTGACGACGACGGAGCGGCGCGGCAATAATGgcacgcggcggccggcgttcAGCTCGGAGGAGGAGCTCCGCGGGTTCCGGAGCATCACGGCCAGGCTTGCCAGGCTCAGGGACGCGTCCGTCAAGACGATCCAG AGTCCCGACGGCGATGTCATCGACTGCGTGCCGGCGCACCTGCAGCCGGCGTTCGAGCATCCCAAGCTGAGGGGCCAGAAGCCAGAG AGCGAGCCTGCGGAGAGGCCGAGGAGCAGCAGTGGCAGTTTCTCCAACGCTGCTGATCGAGGCgaggacgacgatgacgacgacccGTTGCCGCAGGCGTGGCGGCGGTCCGGCGAGTCGTGCCCGGATGGGACGGTGCCGGTGCGGCGGACGACGGAGGACGACGTGCTCAGGGCCAGCTCTTCCTCCGCCACCCGCTTCGGGATGAAGGCCCGTGGCGGCGTGTTCGCGCGGCGCGACTCCACCGGCGGCGGCCACGAG CACGCGGTGGGGTACGTGACCGGCGGGCAGTTCTACGGCGCCAAGGCGAGCCTGAACGTGTGGCCGGCGCAGGTGGCGTCGCCGGCGGAGTTCAGCCTGTCGCAGATCTGGGTCATCTCCGGCGCCTTCGGCCACGACCTCAACACCATCGAGGCCGGCTGGCAGGTCAGCCCTCAGCTCTACGGCGATAACAGCCCCAG gaCGACGCGTACAAGGAGACGGGGTGCTACAACCTGCACTGCTCGGGGTTCGTGCAGACGAGCAGCCGCGTGGCGATCGGCGCCGCCATCTCGCCCATCTCCACCTACGCCGGCCGCCAGTTCGACATCACGGTGCTCATCTGGAAGGACCCGCGCAGGGGCCACTGGTGGCTGCAGCTCGGCTCCGGCGGATCCGCCGGCGGGCTCGTCGGGTACTGGCCCTCCGCGCTCTTCACGCACCTCGGCTCCCGCGCCGACATGGTGCAGTTCGGCGGCGAGGTCGTCAACGCGCGCCCCGCCGGCGCGCCGCACACGCCCACGCAGATGGGGTCCGGCAGGTTCCCCGCCGAAGGGTACGCCCGCGCCGCCTACTTCCGCAACGTCCAGGTCGTCGACTGGGATAATAGCCTCGTCCCGGCGGCTGGGCTCCGGCTGCTCGCCGACCGACCGGGGTGCTATGACAtcgccggcggcagcggcggcgcatGGGGCACCTACTTCTATTACGGTGGGCCCGGCAGGAACGCACGGTGCCCGTAGGAACGACGGAACGCCGGAATGGGTGTTGTGCGTGTGTTACATACGTGCTCACTCAAGCACACCTATAGCAGAGGCTGATTGCTATATTACTACTAATGAAAGCTTtccgttttttttttaa
- the LOC8072699 gene encoding probable LRR receptor-like serine/threonine-protein kinase At4g26540 has protein sequence MSLGVMMSRRSKWRAAAPVMACAVLVLCVGCAVAVDEQGAALLAWKATLRGGDALADWKPTDASPCRWTGVTCNADGGVTELNLQYVDLFGGVPANLTALGSTLTRLVLTGANLTGPIPPELAGELPALAHLDLSNNALTGPIPAGLCRPGSKLETLYLNSNRLEGALPDAIGNLTSLRELIIYDNQLAGRIPAAIGRMGSLEVLRGGGNKNLQGALPTEIGNCSQLTMIGLAETSITGPLPASLGRLKNLTTLAIYTALLSGPIPPELGQCTSLENIYLYENALSGSIPAQLGRLKRLTNLLLWQNQLVGIIPPELGSCPGLTVVDLSLNGLTGHIPASFGNLPSLQQLQLSVNKLSGTVPPELARCSNLTDLELDNNQLTGSIPAVLGDLPSLRMLYLWANQLTGTIPPELGRCTSLEALDLSNNALTGPMPRSLFALPRLSKLLLINNNLSGELPPEIGNCTSLVRFRASGNHIAGAIPTEIGKLGNLSFLDLGSNRLSGSLPAEISGCRNLTFVDLHDNAISGELPPGLFQDLLSLQYLDLSYNVIGGTLPSDMGMLTSLTKLILSGNRLSGSVPPEIGSCSRLQLLDVGGNSLSGKIPGSIGKIPGLEIALNLSCNSFTGTIPAEFAGLVRLGVLDVSHNQLSGDLQTLSALQNLVALNVSFNGFTGRLPETAFFARLPTSDVEGNPALCLSRCAGDAGDRERDARHAARVAMAVLLSALVVLLVSAALVLVGRHRRAARAGGGGDKDGEMSPPWNVTLYQKLEIGVADVARSLTPANVIGQGWSGSVYRASLPSSGVTVAVKKFRSCDEASAEAFACEVSVLPRVRHRNVVRLLGWAANRRTRLLFYDYLPNGTLGDLLHGHGGVSGTAGAAVVEWEVRLAIAVGVAEGLAYLHHDCVPGIIHRDVKADNILLGERYEACVADFGLARFADEGATSSPPPFAGSYGYIAPEYGCMTKITTKSDVYSFGVVLLEMITGRRPLDQSFGEGQSVVEWVRDHLCRKREAMEVIDARLQGRPDTQVQEMLQALGIALLCASPRPEDRPMMKDVAALLRGIQHDDGSIEARKAGGGGAGAGEGAEAGARKWAEPKQPISPTKLMALAQPAQAQVQARANSGSQSLLKNLE, from the exons ATGAGTCTTGGTGTTATGATGAGTAGGAGAAGCAAATGGCGGGCGGCAGCGCCGGTCATGGCGTGCGCGGTGCTGGTGCTGTGCGTGGGCTGTGCCGTCGCCGTGGACGAGCAGGGGGCGGCGCTGCTGGCGTGGAAGGCCACGCTGCGGGGCGGCGACGCGCTGGCCGACTGGAAGCCGACCGACGCGTCGCCGTGCCGGTGGACGGGCGTGACGTGCAACGCGGACGGGGGCGTCACGGAGCTGAACCTGCAGTACGTCGACCTGTTCGGCGGCGTGCCGGCGAACCTGACCGCCCTGGGCTCCACGCTGACCCGGCTCGTCCTCACCGGCGCGAACCTGACGGGGCCCATCCCGCCGGAGCTCGCCGGCGAGCTGCCGGCGCTGGCACACCTCGATCTCAGCAACAATGCGCTCACGGGGCCGATACCGGCGGGGCTGTGCCGGCCGGGGAGCAAGCTCGAGACGCTGTACCTCAACTCCAACCGCCTGGAGGGCGCGCTGCCGGACGCCATCGGCAACCTCACCTCTCTCCGGGAGCTCATCATCTACGACAACCAGCTCGCCGGCAGGATACCGGCGGCCATCGGCCGGATGGGCAGCCTTGAGGTGCTCCGTGGCGGCGGGAACAAGAACCTCCAGGGCGCGCTCCCTACCGAGATCGGCAATTGCTCCCAGCTCACCATGATCGGCCTCGCCGAGACCAGCATCACCGGGCCGCTGCCGGCGAGCCTCGGCCGGCTCAAGAACCTCACCACGCTGGCCATTTACACGGCGCTGCTCTCCGGCCCGATACCGCCGGAGCTCGGCCAGTGCACCAGCCTGGAGAACATCTACCTCTACGAGAACGCGCTGTCCGGGTCCATCCCGGCGCAGCTCGGCAGGCTTAAGAGGCTCACCAACCTGCTGCTGTGGCAGAACCAGCTCGTCGGCATCATCCCGCCGGAGCTCGGGTCGTGCCCCGGGCTCACCGTCGTCGACCTGTCGCTCAACGGGCTCACCGGCCACATCCCGGCGTCGTTCGGCAACCTTCCGTCGCTGCAGCAGCTGCAGCTTAGCGTGAACAAGCTCTccggcacggtgccgcctgagcTCGCCCGGTGCAGCAACCTCACTGACCTCGAGCTCGACAACAACCAGCTCACCGGCAGCATTCCTGCCGTGCTCGGTGACCTCCCGTCGCTGCGCATGCTCTACCTCTGGGCCAACCAGCTGACGGGCACGATCCCGCCGGAGCTCGGCCGGTGCACGAGCCTCGAGGCGCTCGACCTGTCGAACAACGCGCTGACCGGCCCCATGCCGCGGTCCCTCTTTGCGCTGCCGCGGCTTTCCAAGCTACtgctcatcaacaacaacttgtCCGGCGAGTTGCCGCCGGAGATTGGCAACTGTACGTCCCTTGTCCGGTTCCGAGCGAGCGGCAACCACATCGCCGGCGCGATACCGACCGAGATCGGAAAGCTTGGCAACCTCAGCTTCCTTGACCTCGGTTCGAACCGGCTGTCCGGCTCTCTGCCAGCAGAGATTTCTGGGTGCCGGAATCTCACGTTCGTCGACCTGCACGACAACGCTATCTCCGGCGAGCTGCCACCGGGGCTGTTCCAGGACTTGCTCTCTCTCCAGTACCTCGACCTCTCCTACAACGTGATCGGAGGAACTCTCCCGTCGGACATGGGCATGCTGACCTCGCTGACGAAGCTCATCCTCAGCGGCAACCGGCTGTCAGGGTCGGTACCACCGGAGATTGGTTCGTGCTCCCGGCTCCAGCTCCTCGACGTCGGCGGCAACTCACTTTCCGGCAAGATTCCGGGGAGCATAGGCAAGATTCCGGGGCTGGAGATTGCTCTCAACCTCAGCTGCAACAGCTTCACCGGCACGATCCCGGCAGAGTTCGCCGGGCTTGTGAGGCTCGGCGTGCTCGACGTGTCGCACAACCAGCTCTCCGGTGATCTCCAGACGCTGTCCGCGCTCCAGAACCTCGTGGCCCTCAACGTCTCCTTCAACGGCTTCACCGGCCGGCTGCCGGAGACGGCGTTCTTCGCGAGGCTGCCGACGAGCGACGTGGAGGGCAACCCGGCGCTGTGCCTGTCCCGGTGCGCGGGCGACGCTGGCGACCGCGAGCGCGACGCGCGCCACGCCGCGCGCGTGGCGATGGCCGTGCTGCTCTCCGCGCTCGTCGTCCTCCTCGTGTCCGCGGCGCTCGTTCTCGTCGGTCGGCACCGGCGCGCCgcgcgcgccggcggcggaggggACAAGGACGGCGAGATGTCTCCGCCGTGGAACGTGACGCTGTACCAGAAGCTGGAGATCGGCGTGGCGGACGTGGCGCGCAGCCTGACGCCCGCGAACGTGATCGGGCAAGGGTGGTCCGGCTCGGTGTACCGCGCGAGCCTCCCGTCGAGCGGCGTGACCGTCGCCGTGAAGAAGTTCCGGTCGTGCGACGAGGCGTCCGCCGAGGCGTTCGCGTGCGAGGTGAGCGTGCTCCCCAGGGTGCGCCACCGCAACGTCGTCCGGCTGCTGGGGTGGGCGGCCAACCGCCGCACCCGCCTCCTGTTCTACGACTACCTCCCGAACGGCACCCTCGGCGACCTGCTCCACGGGCACGGTGGCGTCAGCGGCACGGCCGGCGCCGCCGTGGTGGAGTGGGAGGTGCGGCTCGCGATCGCCGTCGGCGTGGCGGAGGGCCTCGCGTACCTCCACCACGACTGCGTGCCGGGGATCATCCACCGCGACGTCAAGGCCGACAACATCCTCCTCGGGGAGCGCTACGAGGCGTGCGTCGCCGACTTCGGGCTGGCCAGGTTCGCCGACGAGGGCGCCACCTCGTCGCCTCCGCCGTTCGCCGGATCCTACGGCTACATCGCTCCCG AGTACGGGTGCATGACGAAGATCACGACGAAGAGCGACGTGTACAGCTTCGGCGTGGTGCTGCTGGAGATGATCACGGGGCGGCGGCCGCTGGACCAGTCGTTCGGCGAGGGGCAGAGCGTGGTGGAGTGGGTGCGCGACCACCTGTGCCGGAAGCGGGAGGCGATGGAGGTCATCGACGCGAGGCTGCAGGGGCGGCCGGACACGCAGGTCCAGGAGATGCTGCAGGCGCTCGGGATCGCGCTGCTCTGCGCCAGCCCGCGCCCGGAGGACCGGCCGATGATGAAGGACGTGGCGGCGCTGCTGCGTGGCATCCAACACGACGACGGCAGCATCGAGGCGCGGAAAGCTGGAGGcggcggagccggagccggagaaGGAGCCGAGGCCGGGGCGAGGAAGTGGGCCGAACCGAAGCAGCCCATTTCACCGACCAAATTGATGGCCCTCGCGCAACCAGCCCAGGCCCAGGTCCAGGCCCGGGCAAATTCAGGGTCTCAAAGCCTGCTCAAGAATCTTGAGTGA